GGCTCTTTTGTTTTCCGCCGCGGCGTCCCCCGGGCAACCCGACCGCAGAAGGCATGATGTCCGGGCGGCGCGCCTTGGCCCGCCGCCCGGAGCGATCACTTCGCCTTCAGCAGTTCGCCGACTTCCAGCAGGACGAACTCGTTGTCGTCCGCCTTGTTCGGGTCGCGACCGGCCGAAAACGGCAGGTTGTTGTCGTTGCCGACCACGATGTGGGCGGGGTCCACCATCACCACGTTCTCGATGGTGATGAAGGGGAAGTCGAGCATCCCGTCCTTGCCGCCCTGCTTAGCCTTGCCGTTGGGGTCCTTCAGCGCCATCAGGTCGATATAGCCGACCTTGCGCACCAGCTGGCTGGCGGTCTCGGGGCTGAACTCCACCTTGTAGACGCGCTTGAACTGGGCAGTCTTGTCGAAGCAGTCGGAGGCAACCTTGCCCTCCGGGCAGCGCTTGGAGGGCGTGCCCTCGGAGACGTCGTCGCGCTCGATGATGAGGCCGCTGGTGGCATCGATCATGTTGAAATCGCCGATGGCATTGCCCGCGACGGAGAGCGGATATTTCCAGAAGCGGCCGGTCCACTCCTTCTTCTGCAGATCGAATTCGAGGATGCGCAGCACCTCGGCACCGTCCACCTTCTCCTTCTCACCCGTCTCCGGGTTGAGCACCGGGCCTTCCAGCAGCGCATAGAGCTTGGTGCCATCGGGCGAGAGCGCCATGCCCTCGAAGCCCTTGGAGCGCTGGATCTCGAACGCCACCTTGCGCGAGGGATTGGGCGGCGTGGTGATGGCCGGATTGTCCGGCGAGCGCACGACCTTGCCGTCCACCTTGGTGGCATAGACGCCCTTCACTTTGCCGGTGAGATCGGTCTCCACCAGGAACGGCCCCAGTTCCTCGCCGAACCACAGGCTGTCGCCCACCTTCTGGATGGACTCGATGTCGAAGTCCGAGCCGGTGAGATAGCGCTGGGGCGTGCCCTCGAAGGTGATCGGGAACGGCACCTTCTTGTCGGGATCGCGCAGGAACAGGGTTTCCTTGCGCTCGATGGTGCCCGCCTTGAAGTCCATGGCGAGGCGGTGAACCATCAGCATGGCGTCCGGCGAATTGAACTTCGAGCCGAAGCCGTTGTCGGTGATGACGAGGAAGGTGCCGTTGCCCTCGTTCACGATGCCGGAGAAGCCCTGCACGGCCTGACCGGGGAACGGCATGGAGATGCCTGTGGCGCGCGGCGCATCCTTCGGCGACAGGAAGCTGACGCCGGGCACCGAGCCCACCTGATCGTTGCGGCTGCGATCAGGAGCGGTGAACTTGCCCGCGACCTTGAGGTCGGCCGGCGCATCCGCCGGGGGCTGGATGTAGGTGGCGGCCGGAAGGACGACATGCCCCTCGACGGTCGCCGGATAGGCGCGGGCCGTCTCCTCAGCCTTGAGGGACGTCGCGAGAGCCGTGCCGGCGAGCAGCACGGCCAGCGTGAGAGAGAAAGAACGCATGGGAAGCGCCTCCTGTTGGCGAGGCGTTCTTGACCCTGCGCGATGTCAGCCGGGCGACAGGGAAACGACAATCCCATGACGTAGCGTCCGGGCTACCTCCCGGCCGTCAGAACCACGCCGCACAGGCTGAGGGGACCGGCCCCTAGAACCACTTGAGGCGCCGGAACAGCGACACCATTCCGACGCCCATGACGATGAAGATGACCGTGATGGCCCAGAACGCAGCGGGGTCCGTATTGCCGGGAATGCCGCCCACATTCATGCCGAACATGCCGGAGATCAGCGTGAGCGGCGCGAAGATGACGGTGACGGCGGCCAGCACCAGCATGGACTGGTTCATCTGCTCCGCCCGCCGGTCCACGATCTGCTCGCGGATGAGGATGGAGCGCTCGCGCACCGTGTCGAGTTCTTCCGAGAAGCGCGAGACGCGGTCGGCGGCATCGCGCAGGCGGTTGCGGTCCTTGGGGCCGATCCAGGGATCGTCCTCCAGCGAGAAGTGATTGAGTGCCTCCCGCTGCGGGGCGATGTGGCGGCGCAGCTTCATGGCCACCCGGCGCAGCACCAGCACGCGCGGCAGAACATCGCTGGGCGCCTGACGCTGGGCGTCGTCCTCCAGTTCGTCAGCCTCGTCGATCAGCATGGAGACGACGAGATCGAGCCGATAGACGAGGCGCGTGGCGAGTTCCGCCACCATCTCGCCCTGCGTGCGCGGCGCGCGGCGGCGGGAGATGGAGTCCACATAATCGGCGATGGCCGATATGGGCTGGTCCTGCACAGAGACGATGCGCTCGGAATCCACCCACATGGTGAGGGAGGCCATCTCCTCCGGCAGGGAATTGGGATGCAGATTCACGGCGCGCAGGATCAGCAGCGCGCCCTCCTCCAGCACCTGGCAGCGGGGACGCGTGTGCGTCTCCATCAATTCCTCGACGATATGGGAATCGATGCCGCTATGGGTGTGGAGCCACGTATCGCTGCGGTGGGGCAGCCGGCGGAAATGCAGCCAGATGAAGCCGCCCTCTTCCGGCCTGTGGGGATGCGGTTCATCGGCGGGAATGCGCCGGGCGCCCCCCTTGCCGTCGAACAGCCATACATCCAGCAAACCGTCCGAGTTCAGCGGCTTCACGCACATCCCTCCCCTGATGCCCGGTCAGCCCGCTGACAGTGCAGCGGGCCGAAGAGGCTATCGCGTCTTCTCACTGACACGGAAGCGTTACAGTTCAAAGAAGGACGCAAGGGAAGGCGGCAAGGGAAGGCGGTAAGACGCTCCTCAGGCGAGGGCGCTGAGCACCCGCACCCAGCTCCGCGTGCCCTTGTGGAAGCAGGTGAGGTCGTATTTCTCGTTCGGAGAGTGCACCCGGTCGTCATCCAGGCCGAAGCCGATGAGCAGCGTGTCCATGCCGAGCACGTTCTTGAACTGGCCGACGATGGGGATGGAGCCGCCGGACCCGATGGCGACCGGCGTCGTGCCCCACTCCGCCTGAAGCGCCGTGCGCGCCTTGGCGAGGTCCGGGCTGTCCGGCGGCACGAGCACGGCGCGGCTGCCCTCGCTCTTGCCGAAGGTGACCTTGCAGTCCGCCGGCAGGCGCGCCTGCACGAAATCCTTGAAGGCCGCCGCGATCTTGGCCGGATCCTGATTGGCCACAAGGCGCATCGTCACCTTGGCAGTGGCGGTCGAGGGAATGATGGTCTTCGAGCCCTGCCCCTGATAGCCGCCATAGATGCCGTTCACCTCGAAGGTGGGGCGGGACTGGATCTGCTCGATCAGCGAACGGTCGCTCTCGCCCGCCGCCACGGACAGGCCCACCGGGCCGAGGAAGGCCTCTGGCGTCAGACCGAGTGCGTTCCAGGCATCGCGCACCGCCTGCGGCATCTCGGCCACGTCGTCATAGAAGCCCGGAATGGTGATGTGGCCCGTGTCGTCATGCACCGCCGCGAGGATGCGGGCGAGGACGTGGATGGGATTGCGCGCCGCGCCGCCGAAGAGGCCGGAATGCAGATCGCGATCGGCGCCGGTAATGGTGAACTCGGTGTGCAGGATGCCACGCAGCGAGGTGGTGATCGCCGGCGTCTGCGGGTCCCACATGCCGGTGTCGCAGACCAGCGCCACGTCGGCCTTCAGTTCTTCCGCGTTGGCGGCGAGGAAGGCCGGCAGGCTCGGGGAGCCGCACTCCTCCTCCCCTTCCAGCAGCACGGTCACGTCCACCGGCAGCTTGCCCTGCACGGTCTTCAACGCCCGCAGCGCCTCGAGGAAGGTGGAGACCTGTCCCTTGTCGTCGCAGGCGCCGCGCGCATAGATTCGGGTCTTGCCGTCGGTGCCGGTGGCGATGCGCGGCTCAAAGGGCGGGCTGTCCCAGAGGTCCAGCGGGTCCACCGGCTGCACGTCATAATGGCCGTAGAAGAGCACCCGGCGGGCGGCGCCCGTGTCGGTGCGGCCGATCACCACGGGATGGCCCGCCGTCTCGCGCACGGTGGCGGCGAGCCCGAGGCCGGTCAGCGCCTCGGCGGCGAAATCCGCCGCCTGCCGGCAGGCGGCGGCATAGGCCGGATCGGTGGAAATGCTGGGGATGCGCAGGAAATCGGAGAGCCGCGCCAGGGAGGCGTCGAGCCCGGCATCCACTGCGTTCAGTACCTCATCCACACCGGCCATCGCCTTCTCCTCACCTTCGCGCCACCGCTGATGGGCAGCGACTCATGGGGGCGAATGCTGGGCCGGTGCGGCACGGCTGACAAGGCGGCGCGGTACGCGGGCCCTCAACGAAAAAGCCCTACCCTACGCCGATGGCGCGGGGCAGGGCTGAACGTCAGTCGAACTGATGCGCGGATCAGTTGGCGGCGACGGCCGGCGCGGCCTCTTCCGCCGGACGGGCGGCGATAGCCGGCTTGTTCATGCGGCGGGCGCGCTGAAGCACCGAACCGATGCGGCGATAGAGCAGGCGCGGCAGCAGCGGCATGCCGACGGCGGCGTCATAGCCGGCGCGGCTGGCGATGCGGGCGAGCACGTTGGGCGCGCCGTCCACCACGAGGACAGCCGGAACCGCGTCCGGCGAATCCCGGAACGGATTGTCCGGCACGTTTTCCGCGTCGTCGGCCTGGATCACAAGAACGTCATAAGCGTTCGCGCCACCTTCCAGTTCGGAAACCGTGGCGAATTCCGTCACAGAACCGACGCCGAGCGCGGTCAGGCCGACGCGCGTCGTCTCGCGACGATCGGCATTGGAATCGATGACGACAATGCGGGCAATGGGCAACACCTTCATGGGGCGCTCCTGATTGGAGGGCGCCGACGCGTGCCGGCACCTGGATTGAGCAGCTCCAGCCGAAAGAGACCCCGCAATCTCATCCGACTTTGGGAAAATCATACCGGGGGTCGTTCGGCCAATCAACCCGCTGACGAACAGACCCCCGAATCCGGTCAGCGGCTTCGGCCGCCGAGAATGCCCCGCAATATGGCTTTTCCGAGTTGGTTACCCACTTGCGACGCCAGCGAGCGCGCCACCGTTCTTACAACCAGCTCCGTCGTGGTCATGCGCGCGGAGCCCGTCCGGGGCACGCGCGGGACGCCGCCCGGCGATCGTCCAGCCGAACGGTCCGTGGGCTCGGGCCGGCTGTCCGGGGCGT
The Azorhizobium caulinodans ORS 571 genome window above contains:
- a CDS encoding esterase-like activity of phytase family protein produces the protein MRSFSLTLAVLLAGTALATSLKAEETARAYPATVEGHVVLPAATYIQPPADAPADLKVAGKFTAPDRSRNDQVGSVPGVSFLSPKDAPRATGISMPFPGQAVQGFSGIVNEGNGTFLVITDNGFGSKFNSPDAMLMVHRLAMDFKAGTIERKETLFLRDPDKKVPFPITFEGTPQRYLTGSDFDIESIQKVGDSLWFGEELGPFLVETDLTGKVKGVYATKVDGKVVRSPDNPAITTPPNPSRKVAFEIQRSKGFEGMALSPDGTKLYALLEGPVLNPETGEKEKVDGAEVLRILEFDLQKKEWTGRFWKYPLSVAGNAIGDFNMIDATSGLIIERDDVSEGTPSKRCPEGKVASDCFDKTAQFKRVYKVEFSPETASQLVRKVGYIDLMALKDPNGKAKQGGKDGMLDFPFITIENVVMVDPAHIVVGNDNNLPFSAGRDPNKADDNEFVLLEVGELLKAK
- a CDS encoding dipeptidase; this translates as MAGVDEVLNAVDAGLDASLARLSDFLRIPSISTDPAYAAACRQAADFAAEALTGLGLAATVRETAGHPVVIGRTDTGAARRVLFYGHYDVQPVDPLDLWDSPPFEPRIATGTDGKTRIYARGACDDKGQVSTFLEALRALKTVQGKLPVDVTVLLEGEEECGSPSLPAFLAANAEELKADVALVCDTGMWDPQTPAITTSLRGILHTEFTITGADRDLHSGLFGGAARNPIHVLARILAAVHDDTGHITIPGFYDDVAEMPQAVRDAWNALGLTPEAFLGPVGLSVAAGESDRSLIEQIQSRPTFEVNGIYGGYQGQGSKTIIPSTATAKVTMRLVANQDPAKIAAAFKDFVQARLPADCKVTFGKSEGSRAVLVPPDSPDLAKARTALQAEWGTTPVAIGSGGSIPIVGQFKNVLGMDTLLIGFGLDDDRVHSPNEKYDLTCFHKGTRSWVRVLSALA
- a CDS encoding zinc transporter ZntB — encoded protein: MKPLNSDGLLDVWLFDGKGGARRIPADEPHPHRPEEGGFIWLHFRRLPHRSDTWLHTHSGIDSHIVEELMETHTRPRCQVLEEGALLILRAVNLHPNSLPEEMASLTMWVDSERIVSVQDQPISAIADYVDSISRRRAPRTQGEMVAELATRLVYRLDLVVSMLIDEADELEDDAQRQAPSDVLPRVLVLRRVAMKLRRHIAPQREALNHFSLEDDPWIGPKDRNRLRDAADRVSRFSEELDTVRERSILIREQIVDRRAEQMNQSMLVLAAVTVIFAPLTLISGMFGMNVGGIPGNTDPAAFWAITVIFIVMGVGMVSLFRRLKWF